The Nocardia arthritidis genome has a window encoding:
- a CDS encoding class I SAM-dependent methyltransferase: MSVTEYLELIAAPADDDVAGWLYPTDAELLGAIDDIQARAGITGDILEIGAYHGKSAILLGYFARRGESLIVCDLFDSAAQDADNQSENAAFYPGLRQADFERNYLRFHPRLPIVHARPSAELGTLVAAGSCRLVHVDGGHTYDVAHADIQTARRLLGPGGVLAVDDWSSAHIPGVAMAFWSEYLTGRLLPLAFTKGKFYATWDPGGVTVEQVAAAVADRAALATGDTVPLGPHRALGVTMAPDAWRAYAASQREKYSKLYSGSGAPEQMVGF; this comes from the coding sequence ATGAGTGTGACCGAATATCTCGAGCTGATCGCCGCACCGGCCGATGACGACGTGGCGGGATGGCTCTACCCGACCGACGCGGAACTGCTCGGCGCCATCGACGATATCCAGGCGCGCGCCGGAATTACCGGCGACATCCTGGAAATCGGTGCCTACCACGGCAAAAGCGCGATTCTGCTCGGCTACTTCGCGCGACGGGGCGAATCGCTGATCGTCTGCGACCTGTTCGATTCCGCGGCACAGGACGCGGACAACCAGAGTGAGAACGCGGCGTTCTATCCCGGATTGCGGCAGGCCGACTTCGAGCGGAACTATCTGCGTTTCCATCCGCGGCTGCCGATCGTGCACGCGCGGCCGTCTGCCGAACTCGGCACGCTGGTGGCCGCCGGGTCGTGTCGTCTGGTGCACGTGGACGGCGGGCACACCTACGATGTCGCGCATGCCGATATCCAGACCGCTCGGCGGCTGCTCGGCCCCGGCGGGGTGCTGGCCGTCGACGACTGGTCCAGCGCACATATTCCGGGTGTCGCCATGGCATTCTGGTCGGAGTATCTGACCGGACGGCTGCTGCCGCTGGCGTTCACGAAGGGCAAGTTCTACGCCACCTGGGATCCCGGCGGCGTGACCGTCGAGCAGGTCGCCGCGGCGGTCGCCGACCGGGCCGCGCTGGCCACCGGCGACACCGTGCCGCTCGGCCCGCACCGGGCGCTCGGCGTGACGATGGCGCCGGATGCCTGGCGGGCCTATGCCGCAAGCCAGCGGGAGAAATATTCGAAGCTCTATTCCGGCAGTGGTGCGCCGGAGCAGATGGTGGGTTTCTGA
- a CDS encoding cytochrome P450: MTEKTTLPAGLEWRPDTGQWVVRTHELADIALRDPHIGMSLDPDRSSVPLPGVNDIPTVEQFFELWYRRGANHPEFGPELRRAYTATALRPFASRFDAIAADLRRGLPAFGDLVPAFITPYGLHSTFDLMGFTEPSWPALTKAYHVLMFILRQRFRGVLELPEKHLAAFAAALRCLRDALAESRPTPLMAALRRYAETHDTSAWADVATIAQLLAAGVPQIGTGIGVSVRALFGDRELLARVRAGEFDIEQVAEEAMRLVPPFLVVAGWVTEPCDCLGVHLDPRTPVLVDIPAVNTDPARVERPLDFCPARGRADNITFGKGTHYCLGATSARIQVAAALRGLLELDPMVDPAAVRIDDDGFSQSVRSLPFTTTGRLI; the protein is encoded by the coding sequence ATGACCGAAAAGACAACGCTGCCAGCCGGATTGGAGTGGCGGCCGGATACCGGCCAGTGGGTGGTGCGCACCCACGAGCTCGCCGATATCGCGCTGCGCGATCCGCATATCGGCATGTCGCTCGATCCGGATCGGAGTTCCGTGCCGCTGCCCGGCGTCAACGACATTCCGACCGTCGAGCAGTTCTTCGAGCTGTGGTACCGGCGCGGCGCCAATCATCCGGAATTCGGGCCGGAGCTGCGCCGCGCCTACACCGCGACGGCCCTGCGCCCCTTCGCATCCCGCTTCGATGCCATCGCCGCCGACCTGCGTCGCGGGCTGCCCGCCTTCGGCGATCTGGTGCCCGCGTTCATCACGCCGTACGGCCTGCACAGCACCTTCGACCTGATGGGGTTCACCGAGCCGAGTTGGCCCGCGCTGACCAAGGCCTACCACGTGCTGATGTTCATTCTGCGGCAACGGTTTCGGGGAGTATTGGAGCTGCCCGAGAAGCATCTGGCGGCCTTCGCGGCGGCCCTGCGGTGCCTGCGTGACGCGCTGGCCGAATCGCGACCGACTCCGCTGATGGCAGCGCTGCGCCGCTATGCCGAGACGCACGACACCTCGGCCTGGGCCGATGTCGCGACGATCGCCCAACTGCTCGCGGCGGGTGTGCCCCAAATCGGCACCGGCATAGGCGTTTCGGTGCGTGCGCTGTTCGGCGACCGGGAATTGCTCGCTCGGGTGCGGGCCGGTGAATTCGATATCGAGCAGGTCGCCGAGGAGGCGATGCGCCTGGTGCCGCCGTTCCTCGTCGTCGCCGGTTGGGTGACCGAGCCCTGCGACTGCCTCGGTGTCCATCTGGATCCGAGAACGCCTGTGCTGGTTGATATTCCGGCTGTGAACACCGATCCCGCCCGGGTCGAGCGGCCGCTGGATTTCTGCCCGGCGCGCGGCCGTGCGGACAACATCACGTTCGGCAAGGGCACGCACTACTGCCTCGGCGCCACCAGCGCGCGGATCCAGGTCGCCGCGGCCTTGCGCGGCCTGCTGGAGCTGGACCCGATGGTGGATCCCGCCGCGGTGCGGATCGATGACGACGGGTTCTCCCAATCGGTGCGATCGCTCCCATTCACCACGACAGGACGACTGATATGA